Proteins from a single region of Drosophila biarmipes strain raj3 chromosome 3R, RU_DBia_V1.1, whole genome shotgun sequence:
- the LOC108025246 gene encoding hexosaminidase D produces MHSNLWIFIWRRKLSFLLVVSGLVLLGLWTWAILIDTTAATQPPALGASSTSERQQQQQSAGYQQVHIIQKLIAQANRVLRADRLRDSAAEKSPSPVQRLGNVRFLRPTQAKKAPLPMSESFLFEQERLKILEQQQRQRNAGMEELNANAEDERMLSSAERQTQYEHELQRMGVPVVAGIGPDGPRAPAERLVHLDLKGAPPKLSFLKQLLPMLRALGATGLLIEYEDMFPYSGVLQPLAAHNAYKEDELRDFLESAALHGLSVMPLVQTFGHMEYVLKLSGFEQLRELAQSPQSICPSQPQSMALLEQMLTQVIELHSQCLGQATPASAVPAAPIKFTHIHIGCDEVQRMGECSTCRQRMRSELFLSHVVSLAHFIRRQWPHLGVIIWDDQLRSMSLSELQHSQVGSYVEPMVWVYASDIYRFIQPQLWDTYAKVFPSAWTASAFKGAFGESLLVPPLQHHLENNIRWLAVIAKEGGRFSKGLRGIALTGWQRYDHFAVLCELLPVGIPSLMTSLSTVSKGYFSTNPRDNELLRVLQCVFQPDSRRSGRPWLELHPNAHHSQLFAVCNYPGHMVFKYALRLFDKLAEIGLYLQQTRDQSAWLSDYNVRHNFSSPLRVRELTARTPMIIEELRAMAREAQQLLWEVYDEYTVTEFVEQHIYPTIEALQRQLARAEMLLQRRTWPQRPLPLQLKVQEDMGLVTHQQQP; encoded by the exons ATGCACTCAAATCTGTGGATATTTATTTGGCGCCGGAAACTTTCCTTCCTGCTCGTCGTGTCTGGCCTGGTGCTGCTCGGCCTCTGGACATGGGCCATACTAATCGATACGACAGCCGCCACACAGCCTCCAGCTCTGGGCGCCTCCTCCACATCTgagcgccagcagcagcagcagtccgCCGGCTACCAGCAGGTGCACATCATCCAGAAGCTGATTGCCCAGGCCAACCGGGTGCTGAGAGCCGACCGTCTGAGGGACAGCGCCGCAGAGAAGTCGCCCTCACCGGTACAGCGTTTGGGCAACGTGCGATTCCTGCGGCCCACGCAGGCCAAAAAGGCGCCGCTGCCCATGTCCGAGAGCTTTCTGTTCGAGCAGGAGCGCCTCAAGAtcctggagcagcagcagcggcagagaAACGCCGGCATGGAGGAGCTGAATGCCAATGCCGAGGATGAGCGAATGCTCAGTTCGGCAGAGCGACAGACGCAGTACGAGCACGAGCTCCAGCGGATGGGGGTGCCAGTGGTGGCAGGGATCGGTCCGGATGGTCCTAGGGCTCCAGCCGAGCGTCTCGTGCATCTGGACCTCAAGGGCGCCCCGCCCAAACTGAGTTTTCTCAAGCAACTGCTGCCCATGCTGCGGGCCCTGGGAGCCACGGGTCTGCTCATCGAGTACGAGGACATGTTCCCCTACAGCGGAGTTCTCCAGCCACTGGCGGCGCACAATGCCTACAAGGAGGATGAACTGAGG GACTTCCTGGAGAGCGCTGCCCTACATGGTCTGAGTGTGATGCCCCTTGTCCAAACCTTCGGGCACATGGAATACGTCCTCAAACTGTCCGGCTTCGAGCAATTGCGAGAGCTGGCGCAGAGCCCACAGTCGATCTGTCCCAGCCAACCGCAGAGCATGGCGCTCCTGGAGCAGATGCTCACCCAAGTGATCGAGCTGCACTCGCAGTGTTTGGGCCAGGCAACGCCAGCGTCCGCTGTTCCTGCAGCCCCCATAAAATTCACCCACATCCACATTGGCTGCGATGAGGTGCAGCGCATGGGCGAGTGCTCCACCTGCCGCCAGAGAATGCGCAGTGAGCTTTTCCTCTCGCACGTGGTCAGCCTGGCACACTTCATTCGCCGCCAGTGGCCACATTTGGGTGTCATCATCTGGGACGACCAGTTGCGATCGATGTCGCTCAGCGAACTACAGCACTCGCAGGTGGGCAGCTACGTGGAGCCCATGGTGTGGGTGTATGCCAGCGACATCTACCGCTTCATACAGCCCCAGTTGTGGGATACCTACGCCAAGGTCTTCCCCAGCGCCTGGACGGCGTCCGCTTTCAAGGGAGCCTTTGGCGAGAGCTTGCTGGTGCCGCCGCTGCAGCATCATCTGGAGAATAATATCCGCTGGCTGGCGGTGATTGCCAAGGAGGGCGGACGATTCTCCAAGGGATTGAGAGGCATTGCTCTGACCGGGTGGCAGCGTTACGATCACTTCGCTGTGCTTTGTGAACTCTTGCCCGTGGGCATTCCCAGTCTGATGACTTCGCTTTCTACCGTTTCCAAGGGCTACTTCAGCACAAACCCGCGGGACAATGAATTGCTGCGCGTGCTGCAGTGCGTTTTCCAGCCGGACAGCCGACGATCTGGGCGTCCATGGCTAGAACTGCATCCGAATGCCCATCACAGCCAGCTATTTGCCGTCTGCAACTATCCGGGTCACATGGTCTTCAAGTATGCCCTGCGCCTGTTCGACAAGCTGGCAGAGATTGGTCTTTACCTGCAGCAGACCCGCGACCAGAGCGCCTGGCTCTCCGACTACAATGTGCGGCACAACTTCAGTTCGCCGCTGAGGGTGCGGGAGCTGACCGCCAGAACGCCAATGATCATTGAGGAGCTGCGTGCCATGGCGCGGGAGGCACAGCAGCTGCTGTGGGAAGTGTACGATGAGTACACGGTGACGGAGTTCGTGGAGCAGCACATTTATCCCACCATCGAGGCACTGCAGCGGCAGTTGGCCAGGGCGGAGATGCTGCTCCAAAGGCGCACATGGCCACAGAGACCACTGCCGCTGCAACTAAAGGTGCAGGAGGACATGGGACTGGTGACGCATCAGCAGCAACCTTAA
- the LOC122817798 gene encoding sporozoite surface protein 2-like, with protein sequence MSLLNCISHCYHMLLQERAARQFGRHSQHVAPRQATPAQEQVARSATSQRNHQVDPSTAREPNAPSTNQESVPPTAPHQQEASSGPGNPRYVPTPQQHVAPTDPSDPHQVALMAPAHEKAPQQHNKPRVVAVPPDQRVGPSNSQPKKQRSPRQVAPPIPQQIAPVAPCQRAALGRRVNFSTLLEVIPVAPRQGELFQEHTRSSILDSPIIKKEVSQPREKWNFYEIYQQQQNLAIKSTPMRYQVESTNRKRKGQVSQIQDDVTKARAKNAYKVSPPGSQPPEKRDFNEIYQRQQNLAIKSEPMRHQVEPTQSKRNGKVQEKKVSKKKDPKGILVAFDKGKKETMMGLWMHIARNIKRGQYDLKPVKKGQCPTCRRLMSCGLAPHQATCRPEMYTLGCPCGYLCATIESLNGHHASCDFYLEKFAFAGTSAFHPYISEKWRKHF encoded by the exons ATGTCTTTACTTAATTGTATTTCGCATTGCTATCATATGCTGCTGCAGGAAAGGGCAGCTCGCCAGTTTGGAAGACATTCCCAG CACGTGGCTCCTCGACAGGCTACTCCGGCACAAGAGCAAGTAGCTCGAAGTGCAACCTCTCAGCGAAACCATCAAGTCGATCCTTCGACTGCTCGTGAGCCCAATGCTCCTTCGACTAACCAAGAGTCGGTTCCACCGACTGCCCCACACCAGCAAGAGGCGAGCTCGGGACCCGGTAATCCCAGATATGTTCCTACACCGCAGCAGCATGTGGCACCTACTGACCCATCCGATCCCCACCAAGTGGCTCTCATGGCACCAGCTCACGAAAAAGCACCCCAACAACATAATAAACCAAGAGTTGTAGCTGTTCCACCAGATCAGAGAGTGGGTCCTTCGAATTCCCAGCCAAAAAAGCAGCGATCACCTCGGCAAGTTGCTCCACCGATTCCCCAACAAATAGCTCCTGTTGCACCATGTCAGAGGGCGGCACTAGGACGGCGAGTGAACTTTTCTACTCTCCTAGAAGTGATTCCTGTTGCACCACGTCAGGGGGAGCTATTCCAAGAGCACACCAGATCGAGCATTCTAGATTCTCCTATCATTAAAAAAGAAGTATCTCAACCGCGGGAGAAGTggaatttttatgaaatatatcaacaacaacagaatTTGGCAATCAAGTCTACACCGATGCGTTATCAAGTTGAATCGACTAATCGTAAACGGAAGGGACAGGTGTCTCAGATTCAGGATGATGTAACTAAAGCACGTGCCAAAAACGCCTATAAAGTGTCCCCACCAGGATCCCAACCACCGGAAAAGCGGGACTTTAATGAAATATACCAAAGACAGCAGAATTTGGCCATAAAGTCCGAACCGATGCGCCATCAAGTTGAACCGACACAAAGCAAACGAAACGGAAAAGTCCAGGAGAAGAAAGTCTCCAAAAAAAAGGACCCGAAAGGGATTCTTGTGGCTTTCGATAAAGGAAAAAAGGAAACTATGATGGGGTTGTGGATGCATATTGCTCGGAATATCAAGAGAGGACAGTACGACTTGAAGCCGGTAAAGAAGGGCCAGTGCCCCACCTGTCGCCGGTTGATGAGTTGCGGCCTGGCCCCCCACCAGGCTACTTGTCGTCCGGAAATGTACACTCTTGGGTGTCCCTGCGGATATCTATGCGCGACAATCGAAAGTCTCAACGGCCACCACGCGAGCTGCGACTTCTACCTGGAGAAATTCGCCTTCGCGGGTACTAGTGCTTTCCATCCATACATAAGTGAAAAGTGGAGGAAGCACTTTTGA